Part of the Olsenella profusa DSM 13989 genome, CCGGCCCCACGCCCAAGGCGGGCTTGCCGGAGCTGTAGGCGGCACTCACCATGCCAGGGCCACCCGTCGCCAGGATGCAGTCCACGGAACCCATGAGGGCACCCGTGAGCTCGATGGTGGGAGATGGCACCCAGTCGATGATGCCCTTGGGACATCCGGCGGCCTCCGCCGCATCGCGCACGATGCGCGCGGCCTCGATGGTGCATGCCTTGGCACGGGGATGCGGGCTGATGATGATGGCATTACGCGTCTTCAGGCAGACGAGCGTCTTGAAGACGGCCGTGGAGGTGGGATTGGTCGTAGGGATGACTGCCGCAATGATGCCCAGGGGCTCGGCGATCCTCTTGAAGCCGTAGGCCTTGTCCTCCTCGATGACGCCACAGGTCTTGGTGTGCTTGTAGGCGTTGTAGATGTACTCGGAGGCGTAATGGTTCTTGATGACCTTGTCCTCCATGACGCCCATGCCGGTCTCGTCGACCGCCATCTGGGCGAGTGGGATACGGGCCTTGTTGGCAGCAAGAGCAGCCTGGTAGAAGATCTCGTCGACCTTCTCCTGGCTGAACGTTGCAAACTCAGCCTGTGCTGCACGCATCTCCTGAATGCGGGTAGCCAGCGCCTCGACGCTGTCGATCCTGGTTGCTGTCTGATCCATGTGCTCCCCCTACGTACTCGCGTCTGACACGAACGCCCCCCGTCCCTGACATATGCCCCTCTTGGAAGCACGCATGACAGACACCAAACGGGAAGACGAGCCTACGAACAACAGGCAGTGCGGCAGCGTGGCACCGTTATCGACCGCTTGCCGAGGAGAACCGCACGCTCAATTCTCTTTGGGCACCACTCGCGGAAAAGGCGACCAGTGACTGCCACATTTCATTATAGGCCATAGTCTCGGCTCCGTCGGTGGATTTGGGAGCGAACCTCTGGTGTGGGGAGACATCGCCTCACGCATGCGCCCACTCGCGTGCAAGCTTGCGTTCCAGATCCATGACCTGGAACTTTGCATTCTCTGGTACGGCGATGATACGACGCCAGCCATCCTCGTTGCGCAGCCGGAAATCGACGAGGGGGCCAAAGCCGCCCGTGAGCTGGGACGAGGCAACGGGGAAGCTGGGGTCCGTCTTCAGACCGGGGTAGCGCACCTCCCCCACGCATGGATGGCAGCACAGATACGACGCGACCGCCTGCGCGGCATCACCGGCCGCACGCCGGCGCGCGTCGAGTGCATGGAGCGTGTCCGCAGTGGGGGCGCACCGCCGCGTGGCCCGGGCGTCGAGGCGCGCCGCAAGGCCGGCACAGCCATGGGCACCCTGCCCTGCGTCACGGCTGAGCCCTACGGCGACGAGGGATGCGGCCTCTCCCCCCTCACCAACGGGTGCCAGGGAGACATCAGCCCCCAGGCGGGTGGCGGCACAGCCAAAGAACGTCGTGAGCGTAAGGTCGACCACAAGGGGCGTGCCCGCCGCCGCGCGCTGGCGCGCCAGCGCGCGGACGTCGTGCATCGCGATGGGTCTGCCCGAGAGCGGTGCCACCACATCCCCGGCATCCAGCCCCAGCATCTCGACGCAGGTGGCCACGTCCGCCGCCGGCACGAGCCACACCTTGGCATGTGCGCCCAGCGCCCGCGCCAACAGCCGGTCGGGAGCGGGGCGCGGGGAGTCTCCCGAACCAGCATGCCTCACGGACGCACCCATGGAAGCCCCCTCTCAATCGCTCTGTGTGATGCCCTAGCCGCGGCGTTCGGCGACCTCCGCCGTCACGTCTGCGATGAAGTCGTCCAGGCTGCGCTGCACGGTCTCCCCCGAGCGATCGCGCACGGAGATGTTGCCCGCCTCGACCTCCCTCTCGCCCAGGATGAGCATGTAGGGGACACGGTCGATGGAACGTGCCTCGCGGATCTTGTAGCCGATCTTCTCGTTGCGCCCGTCCACCTTCACGCGCAGACCGGCAGCGCGCAGGCTCCTGCCCACGTCCTCGGCATAGGCAAGGCTCTTCTCGGAGACGGGCAGCACCTTCACCTGGCAGGGCGAGAGCCACGTGGGGAACTTGCCCTCGTACTGCTCGATGAGCATGCCGCAGAAGCGCTCGAAGCTACCGAAGCCCGCGCGATGGATCATGATGGGACGCCGCTTGCTGCCATCGGATGCGGTGTACTCGAGCTCGAAGCGCTCGGGCAGCTGGAAGTCCAGCTGGATGGTGCCGCACTGCCAGGTGCGCCCCAGACAGTCCTGCAGGTGGAAGTCGATCTTGGGGCCGTAGAACGCGCCGTCGCCCGGGTTGAGGGTGTACGCGACGCCCATGGACTCCAGGGCCTCCTTGAGGCCGGCCTCGGCCCGCTCCCAGTCCTCGTCGGAACCCATGCAGTCGTCGGGACGGGTGGAGAGCTCAACCCTGTAGGGGAAGCCAAACTGGTGATAGTAGGTGGTGATGAGGTGCGCGGTGTCGGTGACCTGATCGGTGATCTGCTCGGGTGTGATGAAGAGGTGGGCGTCGTCCTGCGTGAACTCGCGCACGCGGAAGAGGCCGTGGAGCGCTCCCTTGAGCTCGTGGCGGTGGTCCAGCCCCGCCTCCGCCAGCTTGAGCGGGAGGTCACGGTAGGAGCGCGGCCGGCTCCTGTAGATGAGGCAGGCGCCTGGGCAGTTCATGGGCTTGACGGCGAAGTCCTCGTCGTCGATCCGGGTCGTGTACATGTTGTCCTTGTAGTGGTCCCAGTGGCCGGAGGTCTCCCAGAGGCTGCGCGAGAGGATGATGGGGGTCTGCACCTGCTCGTAGCCGTAGGCGTCCTGCATCTCCTGCCAGTACTGCATGAGGGCGTTCTTCACGCGCATGCCGTTGGGCAGCCAGAACGGGAAGCCCGGGCCGGCGTCGCTCGTCATGAAGAGCTCCATCTCGCGACCGATCCTGCGGTGGTCGCGCCTCTCGGCCTCGGCGAGCAGCCTGAAGTGCTCGTCCATCTCGGCCTTGCTGCGGAATGCCACGCCACTCACGCGCGTGAGCATCTTGTTGGCCTTGTCGCCCCTCCAATAGGCGCCCGAGACGCCCGTGAGCCTGAAGGCCTTGAGCGCCTTGGTGTAGAGCAGGTGGGGGCCCACGCACATGTCGACATACTCGCCCTGCCTGTAGAAGGTGATGCGGGCATCGGCGGGAAGGTCGGCGATGTGCTCCACCTTGTACTTCGCGCCACGCTCCCGCATGTGGGCGAGGGCCTTCTCGCGGGGGAGCTCGTAGGTCTCGAACTTGAGGTTCTCCTTGCAGATCCTCCTCATCTCCTCCTCGATGGCAGGGAGGTCGTCCTCGGAGATCCTGGTGCCCTCGGGGAGGTCGATGTCGTAGTAGAAGCCGCCTTCCGTGGCGGGGCCATAGGCGAAGTCAGCCTCTGGGTACAGGCGCTTGATGGCCTGGGCCATGATGTGGGCCGCGGAGTGGCGGATGACATGGAGCTCCTCGTCCTCGGGGATCTCGTCGACGCGGCCATCGTTGAACAGTGCTTTCATATCGACCTCTCTTTGGCCCATACGGGCGGCGACCTGGGCCTCGTGTGGCTCAGGTCGCCGCGACCATACCATGCTCGTACTGCACGGCTAGTCTACAACATTCGCCGCCTTGACCGCTCGCCACCAAAAAGGCGACAAATGGGGCAGGTCGTGCCACGATGCGCGACTATGGGCATGGTGGCACGGTCACATCCATGGCGGTCTCGAGCACCGACGTCGGGCCATGCCCTGGGCCTCGCTGGCCCACTCGGGGGCGTTGCGCCTGACCCAGATGCCGGCTGCTCGGAAGGACCAGATCTCGGCGAAGCCGTTGAGGAACTGGCCGATGAGGCACAGCACGACGAACAGCGCGCCGAGACCGAAGAGGGTGCCGACAGGCGACGCCATGTGAGCGGCACCATAGGTGCTACCACGCAGGGACGTCAGGAACAGGCCGACGGCGGTGCCGTCGCCAAAGAGCAGGACGATCAGGAAGTAGATGGCGTTCACGATGACGACCGGTAGCACGACGGCGGCCACCAGGGAGCCGACGCCCCTCTTGTACGCCGAGAACAGGTCAGAGAGCTGGAAGGCCTGGCCGAACCTACCGAACAACGCCATGCGGACGCAGGCGAGCGTGTAGAGGGCGCTGCCGAAGACGAGGACGGCGATGGGGATGACCCAACCGAGAACGGGAATCGCTGCCAGCGCCAACAGCCAGACGTTCGCGATGCCGAACAGGAGGCCGAGGATGGCGGCGAACAGGCCCGTAAGGAAGGTCCTCGTGCTGAAGTTGCCCTGGGGAAGCTGGGTCGAAACGCTGCCGCGCGCCGCGTCGGCCGACCATTCGAGCCCATAGCCCGTCACATGGAACCCCAGGATGGGCACACACTTCATGACCATGAGCAAAAGGACCCACCTCACCCAATTGGGAGACGAGGTGATGTCGTGCCAGGCGCTGCCGAGGCAGCCCGGCTGCTGCGGAGGCACCATCGGCATGGGCTGCGGCTGGTACTGGGACTGGACGCCCTCCGGCTCAGCTCTGGCCGTGGGAGCAGGCCCGGGTTCAGTCGCAGGAGCCGCGGCCGGTTGGGCCTCAGACGTCGGGACCTCCCTCGCGCCTAGGGGCTGACCGCAGTTGCCACAGAACTTGGTACCATCCGCGACGGGCCTGCCACAGTGCGGACAAAACATGTCGTGTCCCTTCCTGCCAATGTCCAGAAGCCAGGTCAGTCTAACACGCACGGTCTCTCAGGCAGGAGATGGACGAGGACACGTTACGATTCGTCGGGGCGGGGCGCCAGCTTGCACACTGTAGCGGCAGCTACCGCAGCTACCTGCAACGATGGCACAGCATAGGGGACAGCCACCCTACCCGTCACCTTGGCAGGGCGTCACGCCAGGCAATGACGAGCCACATGGCAGGGATGGACCCTCACATAGACCGTACCCGAAAGGCACGCAACGCGATGCATACGTTGTGCGCCTGACACAGGACGCGAGAATGGACGGCTCGGAAACGATGGGCGTGGGGGTGAGGGATGCGTGGGAACGGCTTATGCCGGACGTGCGTACCCACACGCCCTACCCTACTGGATGCGGGTGCGGCAGTAGGGACACACCTTCCAGTCCGCATTGAGGGGCCTATGGCAGGTGGGGCACACGTTGCGCACCTGCGTGTTGCAGACGGGGCAGACCACGAAGTCGCGGTCGATGGGCGCGCCGCACTTGGGGCAGATGCCATAGTGCGAGAGCTGATGCTCGCGCAGGGCGATGTCCAGGTCCTGCTCCTCGCGATCGACGAGGTAGGAGCTGGGGCGCAGGATGACATAGGCAAGCAGGCCCACAATGGGGATGACCGAGATGAGCGCCCAGAGCCACCAGGGCTCTGCGCCGCGACGCTGGGCGTCGCGGATGACATAGACGATGGACAGCACATAGAGCATCACGACCGTTGCCACCATGAGGTAGAGCACCATACGGACCTCAGGGGTGATGAGCTGATCAAGCAGGTCTGACATAGAGCGCGTGCTCCTTTGCTATCGGTTCAGGCGCCGCAGCCTGACATCACGGACAGATAACCTCTTGCGATTGTAGCAAATCTATCGGAGCTGCGCCGCAACCTCACCAGCCAGCGTGATGGAGCCACAAGCCACGAGGGGCGTGTGGGAAAGGGCACGCAGCGCCTCGCTCACCGACGGGAACGCATCGACGGGCTTCCTGCCCCGCGCCACAAAGAGCAGGCCAAGCTCCCGGGCGGGCAGGGCGCGCGGCGAGGTCGTCTGCGTGACATACACCCGCAGGAACGCCGGTGCGAGCAGCTCCGCCATCCCCGCGGCATCCTTGTCGGCGAGCACGGCGCAGAGCAGCGCCGGACGCTCCTGCACGCTCGGAGCCATCTCCTCCAGCGACGAGAGGAACGTGGCCACCGACTGGGGGTTGTGGCAGGCATCGATGAGGAGGGGCGGATCGGGGCGCACGAGCTGGAAGCGCCCTGGCGTGGGACAGGCAACGACACCCTCGTACAGGCGGTCCTGGTCGAGTGCCCGACCCAGGAAACCCTCCGCAAGCGCCACGGCACAGGCGATGTTGGCGGCCTGGTAGGTGGGCTTGAGGGCGGCAAGCCCCGCATAGGTGGTACGCGGCGTCGTCACCGTGAGCTCCACAGGAAAGCCCAAGCGACGCGGACGCCTCGTCACGCGGTAGCTCGCATGGGGAAGCTCGGCGTGCGGGCGAGGCGCACCGGGCCGCATCTCCCCCGTCGCATCCGCAGGGTCCTCGGGGCGAAGCAGCGTGGGCACCACCCCCTCGCAGGCGCACTGCCCCAGGAACACGTCCTCCACCGAGGCGGGTGTCGTCGTACCCACGCCCAGCACGCAGCCTCGTCCCCATTTGATGATGGCGGCCTTCTCACCCGCGATGGCCTCGAGGGTGTCGCCCAGGATGCGCGTATGGTCGAGCCCCACGCCCGTCACAGCCACGGACTCGATGGAGCCCACGGCGCTCGTGGCATCCCAGCGCCCGCCCATGCCACACTCGAGCACGGCCACGTCCACGCCTGCCTCCGCAAAGAGCACGCAAGCTGCCACCGTGAGCGTGTCGAACTCCGTCACGTCATAGGGCCGCTCCCCTGTCGCGCTGCGCCGCGCGTTCACGCGCAGCCCAGCCTCGTGAGCGGCTGCGATGCCGTGGGCGAAGGCACTCTCGCCCACGGGATGGCCGTCTATCTCGATGCGTTCCGTATAGCTCACGAGCTCGGGCGAGGTGTAGAGGGCGCACCGCAACCCCTCTCCTGCAAGGACGGCCGCCGTGTAGCGGGCCGTCGACGTCTTGCCGTTGGTGCCCGCAATCTGCACGGCACGGAAGCACCGGTCGGGGCCACCCAGCTCGACAAGCATGTCCACCACGGTCTCCAGCAGCGGTTGGATGCCAAACGTGAGCGCGGCATGCAGCGTCTCGAGCGCTGCCCCGTAGGTGAGCTCGGGGACCTCAAAGGGAAGCCGATATGTCATGCGCCCATCGTCCCTCCAGCCGCGCGCTCCGCCGCATCGATGACATGGCGTGCCAGGATGGCGGTCGTAAGCGAACCCACGCCACCCGGCACGGGCGTGATGGCCCCCACGATGGGCTCCACGGCATCGAAGTCCACGTCGCCCACAAGGCGCTGTCGTCGCTCGTCCCAGTGGATGCCCACGTCGACAACGGTCTGGCCGGGCCGGGCGCACGCAGCCACAAGCGTGGCGGGGCGCCCCGTGGCAACCACCACGACATCCGCACGATGGCACTCCGTGGCCAGGTCCCTCGTATGGCTATGGCAGAGCGTCACGGTGGCGTTTGCCGCCTGCAGGAGCAGCGCCACCGGCCTGCCAACGACCAGGGAGCGACCGACCACGCACGCACGCACGCCATCGAGCGGCACGTCGTAGAAGCGCAGCAACTCCATGACGGCATCGGCCGTGCAGGGAGCATGGCCCACCCCCGTGCCCGTGAGCACGGCGGCAAGCGATGCGTCCGTCGCCCCGTCCGCGTCCTTGCCAGGCGCGATGAGGCCCGTTGCGGCACGCTCGTCGAGCTGCGGCGGAAGGGGCCTCATGAGCAGGCAGCCATGAACGCCGGCATCCCCGTTGATGTGCGCGATCGTCTCCTTGAGGGCGGCCTGGGAGCAGTCCGCGGGCAGCACCTCGGCGTGCATCCCAATGCCCACCGCGTCGCAGCGCTTGGCAAGGGCACGCTCATAGCCGAGGTCGTCCTCACGCGCGCCCACTCGCACGATGGCCAGCGTGGGATCGATGCCCCCATCTCGCAGCGCCGCGGCACGACGGACAAGCGACTCGATGAGCCTCCTGGTGACGGGCGCCCCCTTGAGCAGACGGGCCATGCTAGGACTCACCCCTCACGTCAGCCGTGATGCCCTCGGCAAGGACGTCGGCGCGGCCCACCCACTTCGCCAGCAAGGCGTCACAGCGCCCATCGAGCTCACGGGCCGCCGCGCGGTCGGAGAGGGACCGTGTGTTCACGTATACGTTGAGGCTGGCCGCCCTGAGCGATGCGGAGCAGAGCACGGCAGCGCAGCCCACATCCGTAAGCAGCAGGCGCGAGCACTTATGGTGGAGCTCCTCGAGGATCCCGATGACCTCCGTCGTACAGTCCATCATCGTGAGCGGTGGCTCGCAGGCACCACGCGTGGCCGCCTCGAGCGCACCGGCGCGACGGGGGTTCCCCCTGGGGATGGACAGGGCCGACGTCACCCTCTGGAAGGCGCGGGCATCGTCATCGACAAGGTCGAGCAGCGCGCAACGAACCTCCTCCGCCTCTCCCAGCAGGCGGCGGACGTCATCCTCCACATCCGCATAGCGTGGCTTGCCCAGTGTGAAGTGGCCCGCCATGGAGGCGAGGGCTGCGCCGAGGGCGCCCACATAGGCAGCGGCGCCACCGCCACCGGGAGTGGGCTTCCGCGCCGCCAGCTCATCGGCAAAGTAGGTCATGCTCTCCCTCGGCAGCACGACCTCGCGAGTATCCTCTGTCAACGCCTCACAACCTCCCAGCATCCCAGTGACCTTGACCTTCTCCATCCCCCGCACATGGCCTGCCCATGGTGCGCCGAGGGGATCGACGCCACGAACATGCAGGCCGGATGTTGCGACATGGGGCTCCGTCACTCTCTAAGAGGCCCTTCTGGGCGAAGCGAGGTGACTCAGCGAGAACGACGGGGCCCAAGGAATTAGAACAACCCGACGATCCCGCCGTCCTCGGTAACGTCGATCCTCTCGGCGGCGGGGGCCTTGGGCAGGCCTGGCATCGTCATGATGCTGCCCGTGAGTGCCACCACGAAGCCGGCGCCCGCAGACGCCCGCACGGTGCGCACCGTGATGCGGAAGCCACGCGGCGCCCCGAGCCTGGCCTGGTCGTCCGAAAACGAGTATTGGGTCTTGGCCACGCAGATGGGCAGACCGCCAAAGCCATTGTCCTCGAGCTGCCTGATCTGCCGCTCCGCCATGGGCGTGTAGTCGACACCATCCGCGTGGTACACCTTGGTCGCAATGGCGGCGATCTTGTCCTTGAGGGGGGCATCGGCGTCATAGGCAAAGCGGAAGTCGTTCGGCTTGTCACACAGGCGAATGACCTCGCGCGCAAGCGCCTCGCCACCCGCACCGCCCTTGGCCCACACCTCGGAGAGTGCCACGCCGACGCCAACCCTCTCGCACTCCTCGCGCACGAGCGCGAGCTCCGCCGTGGTGTCCGTGGGGAAGGCGTTGATGGCCACCACCACGGGCAGGCCAAAGACGTCCCGCATGTTGCCCACGTGCTGGATGAGGTTGGGCATGCCCGCCCTGAGCGCCTCGAGGTCCTCCGTGGTGAGCTCAGCCTTGGGGACGCCTCCATTGTACTTGAGCGCACGCACGGTGGCCACGAGCACCACGGCATCCGGGTGCAGGCCGGCCATGCGGCTCTTGATGTCGCAGAACTTCTCCGCACCGAGATCCGCACCGAAGCCAGCCTCGGTGACCACGTAGTCCGCGAGCCTGAGCGCCGTCGTCGTGGCCTCCACGGAGTTGCAGCCGTGGGCGATGTTGGCGAAGGGGCCGCCGTGCACGAACGCGGGACTGCCCTCGAGCGTCTGCACGAGGTTGGGCTTGAGGGCATCCTTGAGCAGGGCGCACATGGCACCCTCGGCCTTGATGTCGTGCACGGTGACGGGCCTCTGGTCGTACGTGTAGGCAACCACCATGCGGCCAAGGCGGCACTTGAGATCCATGAGATCCGTCGCCAGACAGAACACGGCCATGACCTCGGAGGCCACCGTGATGTCGAAGCCGTCCTCGCGCGGCATGCCGTTGGCCACGCCGCCGAGGCCATCCACGATGTCGCGCAGCTGGCGGTCGTTCATGTCCACGCAGCGCCTCCACACGATGCGCCGCGGGTCGATGCCCAAGGCGTTACCCTGCTTGACGTGGTTGTCGAGCAGGGCCGCGCAGAGGTTGTTGGCCGCGCCGATGGCGTGGAAGTCCCCGGTGAAGTGCAGGTTGATGTCCTCCATGGGCACCACCTGGGCGTAGCCGCCACCGGCCGCGCCGCCCTTGATGCCAAAGACGGGACCGAGACTCGGTTCGCGCAGGGCCAGCATGGTTTGGTGGCCCAGGAGGTTCATGGCGTCCGCCAGACCCACCGACGTGGTGGTCTTGCCCTCGCCCGCAGGCGTGGGGTTGATGGCGGTCACGAGGATGAGCTTGCCGCGCATCGGCCTGTCCGCAAGCGTATGGATGTCGACCTTGGCCTTGTGGCTACCGTAGAGCTCGAGCTGCTCCGGCGTGAGCCCCACCTTGCTCGCCACCTCGGTGATGGGCAGCATCGTGGCTTCCTGGGCAATCTCGATGTCGGGCTTGACCATGACTGGGCTCTCCTCTTCGCTTCATGGCGCGGTTGGCCAACCGCGCCAAAGGTTACCGGGTTTCACGGGACGACTGACCTGGTCCCCATTGTGGCTCACTTGGCACGCGTCCGCTGGCATCATTCTGAAGGAACATCTCAGCGGCCACTCCGGAGCCGACCGGACCTCGCAGCTCCGTGGCAATGCCCGAACATTCCACTCACGACCTGGTCAAATGCGAGCAAGGATCGCATGCCTCCCACAAAGTGTGAGCGGGGCCTAGTGCTGGATGTGCGCAAGCAGCCAATCCGCCGTGGTGTTGACGACCTCGCTGTAGGCTGGCTCCTCAAAGCCGTGGCCGCCGCCATGGATCACGTGCAGCTCGCAGTGGGGGAAGACCCTGGCCGCACGCTCGGAGTACTCAAGGGGCACGTTGGGATCCGCGTCGCCGTGGAACAGGATGACGTCGCGCGGGAAGAAGCCGATGTGATCGAAGAAGTCGTAGTCCCAGCAGCTGCAGAGGAAGGCCTTGCTCACCGTGGCCGACATGATCTGGTAGCCGTCGGGCAGCTGGTCGCGGCTGGGAACCGCCGCATGCACGGCATCGTAGAGGTTGAAGGCAGGATACAGCAGGGCACAACCGTGCACCAGCTCGGCGTTGGCGCGCGCTGCCATGAGCGTGATCGTGGCCCCCAGGCTCGCGCCCATGAGGAACATGTTGTTCTCGTCCACAAAGGGCTCGCGCGAGAGCTCCCACGTGACGGACTCGAGGTCGTGCTGTTCGGTAAAGAGGGACATGCCCCCCGGCTGCTCGCTCGAGCGGCTGTATCGCCCGGAGCCACAGAAGTCAAACACGTAGGTGACCATGCCGCGCTCTGCGGCCGTGCGCGCATAGGGCTCCATGTCACCGTGGTTGGTCGACAGACCATGTGAGAAGACCGCGGTCGCGCGCGGACGGCCATCCTCGATGCCCTCGGGCAGGAAGAGCTTGCCGTAGATGTCTTTGTCCTCCCGCTTGCCCCACCATTCGCGCTCGGTATAGCCAGCCATTTCTACCTGCCCTAATTTATTGATATCTCATTTTCTTACTCTCTTCCATTGTACGTGAGAAGAGCCCTTACAAGCTGTAAAAGATCTGGAAATGACCAAAAGCGCACGGGAATCGTGGAAGACCGCGCCAAATCGATCAAGCGTCCAGCCCGCCCGCCGCATCCGATAGCAGATTACCCCATAACGCGGATGGCGTGGCATCCCTCGTGAACGGCATCAAGGATCTTGCACGGGCGGACAGCATCGCCCACGATGGACACGTCATCATGGGCATCCTCAAGCACATCCTCGAGCTGGTCGCCCGTCCGAAAGCCAGCAGCATTGAGCACAGTGTCACAGGCAATCGTATGGATCTCGCCATCCCTTTCGTAGAGGTGACGCCCGAAGGGCCAATCTCCCCGACCGTGGCGCCGACCATCACGTGAATGTCGCGATTCCCGGCCATCGTGCGCAGGTGCTGGCCGCTGTTGGGGCACCCCTCCGATGCAAGGAGGATATCTGGCAGCATCTCAAGAATGGTGACGCTCTCCGCCGTAGCTGCGATGTCGCACACCGCCTCGGTGCCCGCCAGCCCATCACCGGTGATGACAACGCCCTTGCCAACGCTGGCCCTGTGACCCTGTAAGTGAGATTGTCGACGGCGGGCGCCGCATCCTCAACGCCCTTGATGGGAGGCAGGGCGGGAGAGGCGCCTGCGGCAGGAATAACCTTGTCCCAGATGCCCCCGCACACGTTGTGCTCATCGGCCGAGCGATTGAGGCACAGCTTGACGCCCAGCTTGTTACCTTGCAGGACCTGATACCTGATGAGCTTGAGGATGTCGGTCTTGAAGACGGGACCACCCGCAGCCCAGAGGTTATCCCCCTGTCGGTCCTCCTTCTCCCAAAGTTCGACATAGTAGCCGCGCCTGCGTGCGGTGATGGCCGCCGCAACATCGGCGGGGCTACCACCGATCACGAGCACGTTAGCAGCTTCCTTGATAGCATGCTGCACGTCAAGCTTGTGACCCGGCTTGGGATAGATGGTCGCAATGGCCTGGAGACACTCCTCATAGCGACCCGTATCCACATGCAATGCAGCCACACCAGCCCCCTCGAGAACCCATGCCATCTCCTTTTCCTCGTCAATGGTATGGAAACGGTTCGCACTTGGTGGAAACCATGTTGGCGCCCGCTATGATGAGCCTGACCCCTCCCCTGGCATGCTCCTCAAAGTAGTCGATGCCCTCATCGCGGTAGGAGCCATCGGACTCCCCCGTCGTGCCCATGGGTGACATGAAGATACGGTTCTTGGGCTTCATGGTTCCCAAGCTGGTACGGTCAAACAAGCTGTTCATGTGTTCTCCCTCCCCATGTGGGCACACGCATGGCCCCGCATGATTCCGTTGGCACCATGATGGGGAGGATCATGCGACAGGCTGCAACGGAATGCCGAAATGCGGGAGAATGTCCGCAAGGGGCAAGGCGATGCAGACCACACTCCCAAGCCTGGGTGCGCGTGCTCACAGATTCTTGAATCTATGTGCGCCTCTCATCCACCACCTGGACAAACGTGAGACAAGCTCACGGTTTCACAAAATTCTGTGTACCTGACAGAGCACTCTGCATGCCACTCGTTCCCTCCTGTCGACGTGGGGCATCCGCTTCCTGGGGCGGCGGACGTGCCTGGGTATACTCCCTCCTGACTCACAGGGCCACGTGGCGGGAGGGCATCATGGGCGACATCGCAAATGTTCCCCTCTATTCGAGCGAAGAGGTGTACAGGCCCATCTTCGAGCAGGACAGCGCCCTGCTCGAAGTGCAGATTGGCTGTAGCTGGGGACGTTGCAAGTTCTGCGACTTCCCCAATGACGGCTATCGCGAGCTCCCCCTTGAGGAGATCGAGCTGAAGGCGCAGCAGCTCGCGCCCCATGCACAGGGAAAGGCCCGCATGTTCCTCCTGGGTGCCAACCCCATGCACTACACCGCCGTCAAGCTGCTGAAGATCATCCAGATCGTGCTCAGGTACATGCCCTGGATCGAAGGGTTCTCGATGTACTCCCGCTACACCGACGTGCTGGGCAAGACCGATCAAGAGCTCCAGCTCCTGCATGAGTGTGGCCTCAAGGA contains:
- a CDS encoding NADH oxidase — translated: MNSLFDRTSLGTMKPKNRIFMSPMGTTGESDGSYRDEGIDYFEEHARGGVRLIIAGANMVSTKCEPFPYH
- a CDS encoding cyclodeaminase/cyclohydrolase family protein, whose protein sequence is MTEDTREVVLPRESMTYFADELAARKPTPGGGGAAAYVGALGAALASMAGHFTLGKPRYADVEDDVRRLLGEAEEVRCALLDLVDDDARAFQRVTSALSIPRGNPRRAGALEAATRGACEPPLTMMDCTTEVIGILEELHHKCSRLLLTDVGCAAVLCSASLRAASLNVYVNTRSLSDRAAARELDGRCDALLAKWVGRADVLAEGITADVRGES
- a CDS encoding alpha/beta hydrolase family protein, which gives rise to MAGYTEREWWGKREDKDIYGKLFLPEGIEDGRPRATAVFSHGLSTNHGDMEPYARTAAERGMVTYVFDFCGSGRYSRSSEQPGGMSLFTEQHDLESVTWELSREPFVDENNMFLMGASLGATITLMAARANAELVHGCALLYPAFNLYDAVHAAVPSRDQLPDGYQIMSATVSKAFLCSCWDYDFFDHIGFFPRDVILFHGDADPNVPLEYSERAARVFPHCELHVIHGGGHGFEEPAYSEVVNTTADWLLAHIQH
- a CDS encoding formate--tetrahydrofolate ligase, with product MVKPDIEIAQEATMLPITEVASKVGLTPEQLELYGSHKAKVDIHTLADRPMRGKLILVTAINPTPAGEGKTTTSVGLADAMNLLGHQTMLALREPSLGPVFGIKGGAAGGGYAQVVPMEDINLHFTGDFHAIGAANNLCAALLDNHVKQGNALGIDPRRIVWRRCVDMNDRQLRDIVDGLGGVANGMPREDGFDITVASEVMAVFCLATDLMDLKCRLGRMVVAYTYDQRPVTVHDIKAEGAMCALLKDALKPNLVQTLEGSPAFVHGGPFANIAHGCNSVEATTTALRLADYVVTEAGFGADLGAEKFCDIKSRMAGLHPDAVVLVATVRALKYNGGVPKAELTTEDLEALRAGMPNLIQHVGNMRDVFGLPVVVAINAFPTDTTAELALVREECERVGVGVALSEVWAKGGAGGEALAREVIRLCDKPNDFRFAYDADAPLKDKIAAIATKVYHADGVDYTPMAERQIRQLEDNGFGGLPICVAKTQYSFSDDQARLGAPRGFRITVRTVRASAGAGFVVALTGSIMTMPGLPKAPAAERIDVTEDGGIVGLF